A genomic window from Sphingobacterium spiritivorum includes:
- a CDS encoding SusD/RagB family nutrient-binding outer membrane lipoprotein — protein sequence MTRILKNITTVLALVVVSSCSKLDINENPVNPVTVPSTQRLAAIEANLAYSLYSQARWGAYHSYYLTTRTGNSNAQTDTWNYNSITRLGAWRWHYFDVGSNIIGQAGMIVRAKEEGSNNYIGVGKIMLALSYLSATDVFGDMPMKEAYIGSFNPLYDSQEEILKNILVLLDEGVADLNNVSDQALSMNAKTDIIYQGDLNKWKGLAEAVRARVKLRTANFQNGHQELLTIVNNAIANFSDALYTYPKGSTSSWQRNLWGPSGPPPAGEAFQFADIKSDLETTLPTDVLMKSLTIDEVNKVYDPRLLKLTTPGVNNKYLGAKMSEGLRDVNLPTGTVYQDFANLRNGFWTSDDSPYPILLKEELYFIKAETQFYLGDTEGALASYHTGIDLNLRRLGVAEGQIISYMGSAKVAQNASALTIADIMLQKYIALYLQGETWTDIRRYGYSKKAYPNLYYPRYALTEWTGRYIQRLPYDPQTEYVYNPKEIARLGATARDWVFKPVWWAEKSTLKD from the coding sequence ATGACTAGAATTTTAAAAAACATAACAACAGTACTTGCCCTGGTCGTGGTAAGTTCGTGTAGTAAACTGGATATTAATGAGAACCCTGTGAATCCGGTAACCGTGCCTTCTACACAGCGTTTGGCAGCAATAGAAGCCAATCTGGCCTATTCGTTGTATTCTCAGGCACGTTGGGGAGCCTATCACAGCTATTACCTGACGACAAGAACAGGAAATAGTAATGCACAGACAGATACCTGGAATTATAACAGTATTACACGTCTGGGTGCATGGAGATGGCATTACTTTGATGTTGGTAGTAATATTATCGGGCAGGCCGGTATGATTGTCCGTGCTAAAGAAGAAGGGTCTAATAACTACATTGGTGTGGGCAAAATTATGCTTGCATTGAGTTACCTGAGTGCGACAGACGTATTTGGAGATATGCCAATGAAAGAAGCATATATAGGCTCTTTCAATCCGCTGTATGATAGCCAGGAAGAAATTCTGAAAAATATACTCGTGCTTCTGGACGAAGGTGTGGCTGATCTGAACAATGTAAGTGATCAGGCCTTGTCCATGAATGCTAAGACAGATATTATCTACCAGGGAGATCTTAATAAATGGAAAGGTTTGGCCGAAGCGGTAAGAGCTCGTGTAAAGTTGAGAACAGCTAATTTTCAAAATGGTCATCAGGAGTTGCTGACAATTGTAAACAATGCAATCGCTAATTTCTCGGATGCCCTGTATACCTATCCAAAAGGATCGACATCATCCTGGCAGCGCAATCTGTGGGGTCCTTCAGGTCCGCCTCCTGCCGGAGAAGCATTTCAGTTTGCTGATATCAAAAGTGATCTGGAAACCACTCTCCCAACGGATGTGCTTATGAAATCACTGACAATAGACGAAGTAAATAAGGTATATGATCCTCGTTTACTGAAGCTGACAACACCGGGTGTAAACAACAAATATCTGGGAGCTAAAATGTCTGAAGGTCTGCGGGACGTTAATCTTCCGACAGGAACTGTATATCAGGATTTTGCAAACCTGCGAAACGGATTCTGGACATCAGATGATTCTCCTTATCCGATCCTGTTAAAAGAAGAACTTTATTTTATCAAAGCCGAAACACAGTTTTACTTAGGAGATACAGAAGGTGCGCTGGCTTCTTACCATACGGGCATAGATCTGAACCTGAGAAGACTGGGTGTAGCTGAAGGTCAGATCATCAGTTATATGGGGTCTGCCAAGGTTGCACAGAATGCTTCTGCACTGACTATAGCTGACATTATGCTTCAAAAATATATAGCACTCTACCTGCAGGGAGAGACCTGGACAGATATCAGACGGTACGGATACAGTAAAAAAGCTTATCCGAATTTATACTACCCAAGATATGCACTTACCGAATGGACAGGAAGATATATTCAGCGTCTGCCGTACGATCCGCAGACAGAATATGTGTACAATCCTAAAGAAATTGCTCGCTTAGGTGCAACGGCCAGAGACTGGGTATTTAAACCGGTTTGGTGGGCAGAGAAGTCAACATTAAAAGATTAA
- a CDS encoding PKD domain-containing protein: MKTVKFLYLFIGLVILGCSKDEITGIGQQGEYIANFDFPEYAITAPAKVVLTNRSKNADRFQWQFEGAKIIDSKGKVQDVTTSEKMVPDTIFYELPGEYSVSLTTWQGDQKKEITKKIVIPKMQPKINVPENIAVYTDVQFSASIFTYPGKTVTYSWDFGNGVVSDLEKPVIKFTKEGSQIVKLTVNDGVETLTTEVAVDVKGELAKTIYFTDVITKKIYKYKLTTLAPSTVVDLGITTGVSPLGLSIGNGKVYLSDAGLGLRFSTGTNANGDGFVKYFNLDGTGETFLTKRSVVGASEYNLDPWMNAVDSDGNVWWTSRNNGVYVAAGGGVEIPYPNFKFRPTATNIPGFSSSTHFYSGIKEVNGEIWVSFTGTAGVGIHKFSKAGAFIGSLSGTIKSLGVRQFVVDQVNKQIYFAINRGGTYIPGIYRSDMDGNNIVAVYNDPAVMGFTATGFSDQGYVAPDNTNETIYVTGMDIDVDETGKGYLYFGYRNKADASGANAPQTVGSGSKSGVLRYKLGTSETPEFIIKGYAPYGIAIDQVKR; encoded by the coding sequence ATGAAGACAGTTAAATTTTTATACCTATTTATCGGCCTTGTCATATTAGGCTGTTCAAAGGATGAGATAACCGGTATCGGCCAGCAGGGGGAGTATATCGCAAATTTTGATTTTCCGGAATATGCTATTACCGCTCCGGCAAAAGTGGTGCTGACAAACCGATCAAAGAATGCAGACAGGTTTCAATGGCAGTTTGAAGGGGCAAAGATTATCGATAGCAAAGGTAAGGTACAGGATGTGACTACATCTGAAAAAATGGTTCCGGATACTATTTTTTATGAACTTCCGGGTGAATACAGTGTCAGCCTGACCACCTGGCAAGGCGATCAGAAAAAGGAGATTACAAAGAAAATCGTTATCCCTAAAATGCAGCCAAAGATCAACGTGCCTGAGAATATAGCCGTTTATACAGATGTACAATTCTCCGCCAGCATATTTACGTATCCCGGAAAAACGGTTACCTATAGCTGGGATTTTGGCAACGGAGTAGTTTCAGATCTCGAAAAGCCTGTTATTAAGTTTACAAAAGAAGGTAGTCAGATTGTGAAACTGACTGTCAATGACGGCGTAGAAACGCTAACAACAGAAGTTGCAGTAGATGTCAAAGGAGAGCTGGCCAAAACCATTTATTTTACGGATGTCATTACCAAGAAAATCTACAAATATAAACTGACTACTTTGGCGCCGTCTACCGTAGTTGATCTTGGAATTACCACCGGTGTCAGTCCTTTAGGTTTGTCTATAGGTAATGGCAAGGTGTATCTGTCAGATGCCGGTCTTGGATTGCGTTTTAGTACCGGTACCAATGCAAACGGAGATGGTTTTGTGAAATATTTCAATCTGGATGGAACAGGCGAGACCTTCCTGACAAAGAGAAGTGTTGTCGGAGCATCCGAATATAACCTGGATCCATGGATGAACGCAGTAGATTCGGATGGTAATGTCTGGTGGACAAGCCGTAATAACGGTGTGTATGTAGCTGCCGGAGGTGGGGTAGAGATTCCTTATCCTAACTTTAAATTCAGACCAACAGCGACCAATATTCCCGGTTTTTCTTCTTCCACACATTTCTATAGCGGAATTAAAGAAGTGAATGGTGAAATCTGGGTTTCGTTTACTGGTACTGCAGGTGTCGGAATTCATAAGTTCAGCAAAGCTGGAGCGTTTATCGGCTCCCTGTCAGGAACTATTAAGTCTTTAGGAGTACGTCAGTTTGTCGTAGATCAGGTCAATAAGCAGATTTATTTTGCGATCAACAGAGGCGGAACATATATACCGGGAATTTACCGTTCGGATATGGACGGCAATAATATTGTTGCCGTTTATAATGATCCGGCTGTAATGGGCTTTACTGCTACAGGATTTAGTGATCAGGGCTATGTAGCACCGGACAACACAAATGAGACCATCTATGTAACCGGTATGGATATCGATGTAGATGAGACCGGAAAAGGTTATCTATACTTTGGTTACCGTAATAAAGCTGACGCAAGTGGAGCAAATGCACCACAGACAGTTGGTTCGGGATCTAAATCCGGAGTCCTGAGATATAAATTAGGAACAAGTGAAACTCCTGAATTTATTATCAAAGGATATGCGCCTTATGGTATCGCTATTGATCAGGTAAAACGATAA
- a CDS encoding glycosyl hydrolase family 18 protein → MKKFLILGIALLVTLVSCKKDVIWVPDGYGADQFVKPTTPYQPDLSFKTVVYLPSYRTIAAIDTTALESLTHVIYAFMQPKSDGSLVLQGTKENMQAAVRLVKRHNKKIVIAMNGVDSVFTTIVSNPQLRSKFIANIVSFTLQNQFDGVDMDWEYPRSNKANDVTFGIFMQELGAELHSWHRTLSMAVTAGIFAGTVKEGISKEAIDACDFVNLMAYDGIGTDSANPNHHASYGMAERVLNIWITEKGLPANKAVLGLPAYGKTAANAATPYRDLLAMGANANADEFTKDGKTYYYNGENTIRLKTQLAKQKGNGIMFWEWGQDAVGAQSLIKVGFAAAK, encoded by the coding sequence ATGAAGAAATTTTTAATATTGGGTATAGCCCTTTTGGTAACACTGGTGTCCTGTAAGAAGGATGTTATCTGGGTGCCGGATGGTTACGGAGCAGATCAGTTTGTCAAACCGACAACTCCTTATCAGCCAGATCTTTCATTTAAAACGGTTGTTTATTTACCAAGTTACCGTACGATTGCCGCTATAGACACAACAGCGTTGGAAAGTTTGACACATGTGATATACGCGTTTATGCAGCCCAAGTCCGACGGATCATTGGTTTTGCAGGGAACAAAGGAAAACATGCAGGCTGCGGTCAGGTTGGTAAAGCGTCACAATAAGAAAATTGTAATCGCAATGAATGGTGTGGATTCGGTATTTACGACGATTGTTTCCAATCCGCAGTTACGATCTAAATTTATTGCGAATATAGTGAGCTTTACGCTTCAGAACCAGTTCGATGGCGTAGATATGGATTGGGAATATCCAAGATCCAATAAGGCGAATGATGTTACGTTCGGAATCTTTATGCAAGAGTTAGGTGCCGAGCTTCACTCCTGGCACCGTACACTCAGTATGGCTGTGACCGCAGGGATCTTTGCGGGGACTGTAAAAGAAGGAATCAGCAAAGAGGCTATAGATGCCTGTGATTTTGTCAACCTTATGGCTTATGATGGTATTGGAACAGATTCGGCCAATCCCAACCACCATGCAAGCTATGGTATGGCAGAGCGTGTGCTTAATATCTGGATAACAGAAAAAGGGCTTCCGGCAAATAAGGCTGTTTTAGGATTGCCGGCTTATGGGAAAACGGCCGCCAATGCAGCAACTCCATATCGGGATTTGCTTGCGATGGGAGCGAATGCAAATGCTGATGAATTTACTAAAGATGGAAAGACTTATTATTACAATGGTGAAAATACCATCAGGCTGAAAACACAGCTGGCCAAACAAAAAGGAAATGGAATTATGTTTTGGGAATGGGGTCAGGATGCTGTAGGAGCACAATCTTTAATAAAAGTGGGTTTTGCTGCTGCAAAGTAA
- a CDS encoding SusC/RagA family TonB-linked outer membrane protein, translated as MRKFLLFSVALGLSLPFSEAHAENVKGNALVREATSYMSSNLRMEQGTVQGTVSGPDGPLAGVTVSVVGTTTSTQTDAKGQFRLTAPIGAKVRFSSVGFTSKDLTVTSNTLNVTLTSDESTLDEVVVVGYGTQKKGNLTGAVSTINVKENLQSRPIADVGRAIQGTTPGLSVTIPSGEVGSDPRIRIRGAISSMQGNSNPLILLDNVEIPSIQYVNPEDIESISVLKDAAASSIYGAKAAFGVILITSKTGGTQEKININYSNNFSFQNPFKKYEMGRVNALKYTMDALDRIGAVETGAFYKVNRESYEKAVEWDKKYGSTIGADDPTVYGRDWYVNPGDPTKKYGVRTYDPYDYMIREWAPTQTHNLSLNGNLNKTKYTMSFGSLNQSGMLKPGDSDKFKRYNAALRVSSELNKYLTVRGGAMFAQRNKTYPYATNSTTADPWLYMYRWSSLYPMGNDENGNPIRSPWSENSVANDASMLRNYINLNAGATVNIMKNWKVDIDYTFTNEDYSWRRNGTRYTAANSWVAAKQRFDKDGKPVYVNSDGQTVASTDPGAILAYDLSKDTYTANGSAQDHIYMRSENERRHTVNAFTTYQLNLNDAHDFKFMLGLNRVTTDGQYHWTQRADLIDITNPQFDLAVGQVTGSGGESWDSQLGYFGRVNYAFKNKYLVEANLRYDGSSKFPTDLKWRWFPSFSAGWVASEESFMEWAKPTLSNLKFRGSWGIIGNQAVPSDLYIANMTAGQTGWIANGALTNSVGTPKLNVPSVTWEDLETLDFGVDARFFQNKLGLTFDWYQKKTNNMFAPMEGTTWTLGAAAPFGNYGTLTTKGFELAIDFNHRFENGLGINLRANIDDAKSVFSGYTSQRGTGLNYDGRVYGDIWGYETDRLYQYDDFVLDGNGKPQLVSLTPEMSKYNTSGGGKAYLLKDGPNGEKAVYQPRFQNSTNFYFGPGDVKFKDLNGDGEIDNGNGTVENPGDMRIIGNSTPRYQYGFRIGADYKGFDLSAFFQGVGQRSVWGVGFLAIPGFNVSDGAMPASFVNDYWTPDNQDAFYPAAFNNAGTLNVNNMQIQSRYLLDMSYLRVKNLTLGYTIPRNVLERVKINNLRVYVSLENFFTWDKLNGLPIDPEEVEGESIFNPTSSRSQISFDANSYNGGRTGVGTPSFKSASFGIQLNF; from the coding sequence ATGAGAAAATTTCTACTATTTTCTGTTGCTCTAGGGTTATCCTTGCCATTTTCGGAAGCACATGCCGAAAATGTAAAAGGTAATGCGCTCGTCCGCGAAGCAACTTCGTACATGAGTTCAAATCTACGAATGGAGCAAGGGACGGTTCAAGGGACAGTATCCGGTCCTGACGGACCACTGGCGGGTGTTACTGTCTCTGTGGTGGGAACCACTACTTCTACACAAACGGATGCCAAAGGGCAGTTTCGTCTTACAGCTCCGATAGGAGCTAAAGTCCGTTTTTCAAGTGTAGGATTTACATCTAAAGATCTGACTGTTACATCTAACACATTGAATGTAACGCTGACAAGTGACGAATCTACACTGGATGAGGTCGTGGTTGTAGGATACGGTACACAGAAAAAGGGAAATCTAACCGGAGCTGTGTCTACCATCAATGTAAAGGAAAATTTGCAGAGTCGGCCTATTGCAGATGTCGGTCGTGCTATACAGGGAACAACTCCAGGTTTGAGTGTCACCATACCTAGCGGTGAAGTTGGTTCTGATCCGAGAATCAGAATCCGTGGTGCTATTTCTTCTATGCAGGGAAACAGTAATCCATTGATCTTATTGGATAATGTGGAAATTCCAAGTATTCAGTATGTCAATCCGGAAGATATCGAATCGATCTCCGTACTGAAAGATGCTGCTGCATCCTCTATTTATGGAGCAAAAGCTGCGTTTGGTGTTATTCTCATTACAAGTAAGACCGGCGGTACGCAGGAAAAAATCAATATTAATTACTCCAACAACTTTTCTTTCCAAAATCCCTTCAAAAAATATGAAATGGGGCGTGTCAATGCATTGAAATATACAATGGATGCATTAGACCGTATCGGAGCTGTAGAAACAGGAGCGTTTTACAAAGTAAACCGCGAGAGTTATGAAAAAGCGGTAGAATGGGATAAAAAATACGGATCCACTATTGGTGCAGATGATCCGACTGTATATGGTCGTGACTGGTATGTAAACCCGGGAGATCCGACCAAGAAATATGGTGTGCGTACATACGATCCGTATGATTATATGATCCGTGAATGGGCACCTACACAGACACATAACCTGTCATTGAATGGTAACCTGAATAAAACCAAGTATACCATGTCATTTGGATCGCTCAATCAGAGTGGTATGTTGAAACCGGGAGATTCGGATAAATTCAAAAGATACAATGCAGCTTTACGTGTGAGTTCGGAGCTGAATAAATATCTGACTGTTCGCGGAGGCGCCATGTTTGCACAGCGGAACAAGACGTATCCGTATGCCACCAACTCTACTACAGCCGATCCATGGTTGTACATGTACAGATGGAGTTCCTTATATCCGATGGGAAATGACGAAAACGGAAATCCGATTCGCAGCCCATGGAGCGAAAACTCCGTGGCAAATGATGCCAGTATGCTGCGCAATTATATCAACTTAAATGCGGGTGCAACGGTCAATATCATGAAAAACTGGAAAGTAGATATAGACTACACTTTCACAAATGAAGACTACAGCTGGAGAAGAAACGGAACCCGTTATACTGCAGCCAACTCATGGGTCGCTGCAAAGCAAAGATTTGATAAAGACGGTAAGCCGGTGTATGTAAATAGTGACGGACAGACTGTTGCTTCTACAGATCCGGGAGCGATATTGGCATATGATCTTTCAAAAGATACATATACTGCTAACGGGTCCGCTCAGGATCATATCTATATGCGATCTGAAAATGAGCGCAGACACACTGTAAATGCATTCACTACCTATCAGCTGAATCTGAATGATGCACACGATTTCAAATTTATGCTGGGACTTAACAGAGTGACTACGGATGGACAATACCACTGGACACAACGTGCAGACCTGATAGATATCACTAATCCTCAGTTTGACCTGGCCGTGGGACAAGTTACCGGTAGCGGAGGTGAATCATGGGATTCTCAACTTGGATATTTCGGACGTGTCAACTATGCTTTTAAAAACAAATATCTGGTCGAAGCGAATCTGCGTTATGACGGTTCTTCTAAATTTCCAACGGATTTGAAGTGGAGATGGTTTCCATCCTTTTCTGCAGGTTGGGTAGCTTCAGAAGAAAGTTTTATGGAGTGGGCTAAGCCTACATTAAGTAACCTGAAGTTCAGAGGATCATGGGGTATTATCGGAAATCAGGCCGTTCCTTCCGATCTGTATATAGCGAATATGACTGCAGGACAGACGGGTTGGATTGCGAATGGTGCGTTGACCAATTCGGTAGGTACTCCTAAGCTGAATGTCCCTTCTGTAACCTGGGAAGATCTGGAAACATTGGATTTTGGTGTGGATGCACGTTTCTTCCAAAACAAACTGGGTTTAACATTTGACTGGTATCAGAAGAAAACAAATAACATGTTTGCTCCTATGGAGGGAACGACCTGGACCTTAGGTGCTGCTGCTCCATTCGGAAACTATGGTACATTGACAACTAAAGGTTTCGAGTTGGCTATTGACTTCAACCACCGTTTCGAAAACGGATTGGGGATCAATTTAAGAGCTAATATCGATGATGCCAAGTCTGTATTTAGCGGATACACCTCACAAAGAGGTACAGGGTTAAATTACGATGGCCGTGTATACGGAGATATCTGGGGATATGAGACAGATCGTCTGTATCAGTATGATGACTTTGTGTTAGATGGTAACGGAAAACCTCAACTGGTTAGCCTGACTCCTGAAATGTCAAAATACAATACCAGCGGTGGTGGTAAAGCATACTTGCTGAAGGACGGACCTAACGGAGAAAAAGCTGTTTATCAGCCGAGGTTCCAGAATTCAACGAATTTTTACTTCGGTCCCGGTGATGTTAAATTTAAAGACTTAAATGGTGACGGTGAGATTGATAACGGAAACGGAACAGTAGAAAATCCGGGCGATATGCGTATTATCGGAAACTCTACTCCACGTTACCAGTACGGATTCAGAATAGGAGCAGATTATAAAGGATTTGATCTTTCTGCATTCTTCCAGGGAGTAGGACAGCGTAGTGTATGGGGAGTCGGATTCCTGGCTATTCCCGGTTTTAACGTTTCTGACGGAGCTATGCCTGCATCTTTTGTTAATGATTACTGGACACCGGATAATCAGGATGCATTCTATCCTGCAGCATTTAATAATGCAGGAACATTAAATGTAAATAATATGCAGATTCAATCGCGCTATTTGCTGGACATGTCCTACCTGAGAGTGAAAAACCTGACTTTGGGTTATACCATCCCAAGAAATGTGCTGGAGCGTGTTAAGATCAATAATTTAAGAGTATACGTTTCTCTGGAAAACTTCTTTACATGGGATAAGCTGAACGGATTGCCTATTGATCCGGAAGAAGTAGAGGGAGAATCTATCTTTAATCCGACAAGCAGCAGAAGTCAAATCTCATTCGATGCCAATAGTTATAACGGAGGAAGAACAGGTGTCGGTACGCCAAGCTTTAAAAGTGCATCTTTTGGTATTCAGTTGAATTTTTAA
- a CDS encoding RagB/SusD family nutrient uptake outer membrane protein, with protein MKISKKIIYTMLATTVGLASCNKDVLDRPEKTKVIDKDFWRNQGDVKLYANDFYTNYFVGYNSGFGTAYAPMTGYTMADDFTSEGTQTGFEATVPATRGSTSEVPAILSQQYGGGPNWNFAWVRKANVMINRLDNQAKANLSQEEYNHWMAVARFFRGFEYSRLTSVFGDVPYYDAPVDPTDQASMYKERTPRGEVMDRVYDDFKYVLANMRLDDGAQYVNRYAAAALISNMMLFEGSWQHYHGLDATRAKKYLELAVEAAQFVMDSGKWRFNNDFKSLFASDNLATNTEVIFYRSYDDVLKVTHAVSSYSNGTEGQPRGANLDLLKAFICNDGQTWQNSTVANAKDFTLKNLAKTRDPRFEATFMDTVNTASSTMAYAHKFAGRDALTYIGKTYPAKWGSNTNVSDAPVVRLGEVVLNWIEAKQILAEKFGGAAVTQADLDKSINAIRNRPLDTEATNKGVKKTAPLTLANLPNDPTRDGEISQLMWEIRRERRMEFVYEYARINDIRRWKKLNYMNFVKEDYSLGPWVNVKKDLPNRLTATYRNVLKVKNANGQIITYDGNNADALVGYYVVARFANRVAFTDRAYLAPVGLNQIQQYTELGYTLAQTPGW; from the coding sequence ATGAAAATAAGTAAAAAAATCATATATACAATGCTTGCTACTACAGTTGGTTTAGCAAGCTGTAATAAAGATGTTCTGGACAGACCCGAGAAAACAAAAGTTATAGATAAAGATTTTTGGAGAAATCAGGGAGATGTAAAGTTATACGCCAATGACTTTTACACCAATTACTTTGTGGGATACAACTCCGGGTTCGGAACTGCATATGCACCCATGACCGGTTATACAATGGCAGATGATTTCACGTCAGAAGGAACGCAGACCGGATTTGAAGCGACTGTCCCTGCTACCAGAGGTTCTACATCAGAAGTTCCTGCGATTCTCTCTCAGCAATACGGCGGAGGACCCAACTGGAATTTTGCGTGGGTTCGCAAAGCAAATGTCATGATTAACAGACTGGACAATCAGGCTAAAGCAAATCTTTCTCAGGAAGAGTATAATCACTGGATGGCAGTGGCTAGATTCTTCAGAGGTTTTGAATATTCCAGATTAACCAGTGTCTTCGGAGATGTTCCATACTATGACGCACCTGTGGATCCTACAGATCAGGCCTCTATGTACAAAGAACGTACGCCTAGAGGAGAAGTAATGGATCGTGTGTACGATGACTTTAAATATGTGCTGGCTAATATGCGTCTGGACGATGGTGCACAGTACGTAAATCGTTATGCGGCGGCGGCACTCATTTCTAATATGATGTTATTCGAAGGGTCATGGCAGCATTATCACGGTCTGGACGCAACAAGAGCTAAAAAATATCTGGAATTAGCTGTTGAAGCAGCTCAGTTTGTAATGGATAGCGGAAAATGGCGTTTTAATAATGACTTCAAAAGTCTCTTTGCGTCTGATAATCTGGCAACCAATACAGAGGTTATATTTTACAGATCCTATGATGATGTGTTGAAAGTAACACATGCTGTATCTTCTTACAGCAATGGTACGGAAGGTCAGCCTCGTGGTGCTAATCTGGATCTGTTGAAAGCATTTATCTGTAACGATGGTCAGACATGGCAAAATTCTACAGTTGCAAATGCAAAGGATTTTACACTGAAAAATCTGGCAAAAACAAGAGATCCGCGTTTCGAAGCCACATTTATGGATACGGTGAATACAGCATCTTCCACGATGGCTTATGCGCACAAATTTGCAGGAAGAGATGCATTGACTTATATCGGTAAGACCTATCCGGCTAAATGGGGTAGTAATACAAATGTCAGTGATGCACCTGTTGTACGCCTTGGTGAAGTAGTGCTAAACTGGATCGAAGCAAAACAGATCCTGGCAGAAAAATTTGGTGGTGCGGCAGTGACTCAGGCAGATCTGGATAAGTCGATCAATGCGATCCGTAATCGTCCTTTAGATACAGAAGCAACAAATAAGGGTGTAAAGAAAACAGCTCCTTTAACTCTGGCAAATCTACCTAATGATCCTACCCGTGACGGAGAGATTTCCCAATTGATGTGGGAAATCCGCAGAGAAAGACGCATGGAATTTGTTTATGAATACGCACGTATCAATGATATCAGACGGTGGAAGAAATTAAACTATATGAATTTTGTAAAAGAAGATTACAGTTTAGGACCATGGGTAAATGTGAAAAAAGATTTGCCAAACCGATTGACAGCAACTTATAGAAATGTACTGAAAGTAAAAAATGCAAACGGACAGATTATTACATATGACGGTAACAATGCAGATGCGTTGGTCGGGTATTATGTAGTGGCGAGATTTGCAAATCGTGTTGCTTTTACAGACAGAGCTTATTTAGCTCCTGTGGGCTTAAATCAGATACAACAATATACCGAGTTAGGCTATACACTGGCTCAGACACCAGGTTGGTAA
- a CDS encoding exo-beta-N-acetylmuramidase NamZ family protein: MKKLFTLSLITVVLMQNACTSASKQAAVRNDSVAQTTVASSPLPGADQLSAYLPLLKGKKVGLMGNQTSIVGKDKEHLVDVLLREKVNLKFGFAPEHGFRGNVERGEKVSNDVDQKTGLPLYTLYGGNEKQDSIVKSVDVMIFDLQDVGARFYTYITSLHRVMELCAKHNKELIVLDRPNPNGDQVDGPVRKDDKFKSNVSFHKIAMIHGLTVGELAHMINGEKWLEKGKQCKVTVIPVKNYDHKTMYDLPVIPSPSLPNHLSVRLYTSLCLFEGTDISVGRGTDWPFQVVGYTDPVYGQFTFTPSERAGMVKHVEGKGTTNYGIDLRNLNPDEQKFTLKYILHFYDKMPDKSKFFARAEFFDKLAGTDELRKQILAGKSEQQIRDSWKQELSDYKKMRKQYLLYPDFE, translated from the coding sequence ATGAAAAAACTATTTACATTATCACTTATCACTGTGGTACTGATGCAGAACGCCTGTACTTCAGCTTCAAAACAAGCGGCGGTAAGAAATGATTCTGTTGCACAGACCACTGTTGCTTCATCTCCTCTTCCCGGAGCTGATCAGCTATCTGCTTATCTGCCTTTGCTGAAAGGCAAGAAAGTAGGTTTGATGGGGAATCAGACATCTATTGTCGGAAAAGATAAGGAACATCTTGTCGATGTGCTGTTAAGAGAGAAGGTAAATTTGAAATTCGGATTTGCTCCTGAACATGGTTTCCGCGGAAATGTGGAGCGTGGTGAAAAAGTAAGCAATGATGTAGACCAGAAAACAGGTCTTCCGTTATACACCCTATATGGAGGTAATGAGAAGCAGGACTCCATTGTGAAGTCTGTAGATGTCATGATATTTGATCTGCAGGATGTGGGTGCTCGCTTTTATACATACATCACCTCTCTGCATCGTGTGATGGAATTATGCGCTAAACATAACAAAGAGCTGATCGTACTGGACAGACCTAATCCAAACGGAGATCAGGTGGATGGTCCGGTCAGAAAAGATGATAAATTCAAATCAAATGTCTCTTTTCATAAGATTGCTATGATTCACGGACTGACAGTGGGTGAACTGGCACATATGATCAATGGAGAGAAATGGCTGGAGAAGGGAAAGCAATGTAAAGTAACGGTCATTCCGGTTAAGAACTATGATCACAAAACGATGTATGATCTGCCCGTTATTCCGTCCCCTAGCCTTCCGAATCATCTTTCCGTACGTCTGTATACTTCTCTGTGTCTGTTCGAAGGAACAGATATTTCAGTTGGTCGCGGCACAGACTGGCCTTTTCAGGTGGTAGGATATACGGATCCTGTATATGGTCAGTTTACATTTACACCAAGTGAGCGCGCCGGAATGGTAAAACATGTGGAAGGAAAAGGAACAACCAATTACGGCATTGACCTTAGAAACCTAAATCCGGATGAACAGAAGTTTACGCTTAAATATATTCTTCACTTCTATGATAAGATGCCGGATAAATCCAAATTCTTTGCGCGTGCAGAATTTTTTGATAAGCTGGCTGGTACCGACGAATTAAGGAAGCAGATTCTGGCCGGAAAATCAGAACAACAAATCCGTGATTCCTGGAAGCAGGAGCTGAGTGATTATAAAAAGATGCGTAAGCAATATTTGCTGTATCCTGATTTTGAATAA